The following are encoded in a window of Longimicrobiaceae bacterium genomic DNA:
- a CDS encoding ABC transporter ATP-binding protein produces the protein MATHGSRPPRARRTNTPPPNLKERLRAMRNVPPFIRLIWETHRGYLIGIAVLRLIRAFVPVASLWVGKLLVDAIVLDVQTGEPRWSYLTALVLIELGIVVVGEVAARSSTLLESLLGDLFSNRMSVRLMEHAATLDLKHFEDPVFYDRLERARRQTVGRLALLTRLFGLAQDLVTLATLVGTLLAFSPLLFLLLLAALIPAFLGETHYAALGYSLLYQWTPERRKLDYYRFIAASDATAKEIKLFGLSRYLIDEYARLADEYYVANRALAIRRNAVGTGLSMLSTLGYYAAFGIIVYRTVRGALSVGDLTLLSGTFSRSRDLVQRTLLTTSELYEQALYLDDLFVFFSMQPTIRRPPNPRPVPRPIRIGFEFRDVWFRYPPGAGPSENGREGESVAASEPLPPDDDPSWVLRGINLRIPPSGKLALVGENGAGKTTLIKLLLRLYEPTRGEILLDGYPLSEYDPEEYHHEVGVIFQDFVRYDMRAAENIAAGRISALTEAPETARSRIRDAADRSLAAGVVESLPERYETMLGRRFEGGVDLSGGQWQKVALARAYMRDAQVLILDEPTAALDARAEYEVFQRFADLTAGKIAILISHRFSTVRMADRILVLEDGRVLEEGSHAELLALGGRYAELFTLQAAGYR, from the coding sequence ATGGCTACGCATGGATCCCGTCCTCCCCGAGCACGCCGGACGAACACGCCGCCCCCGAACCTGAAGGAGCGGCTGCGCGCCATGCGCAACGTTCCCCCGTTCATCCGGCTGATCTGGGAGACTCATCGCGGCTACCTGATCGGCATCGCCGTCCTGCGGTTGATCCGCGCCTTCGTGCCGGTGGCCAGTCTGTGGGTGGGGAAGCTGCTGGTGGATGCCATCGTGCTGGACGTGCAGACGGGGGAGCCGCGCTGGAGCTACCTGACGGCCCTGGTCCTGATCGAGCTGGGGATCGTAGTGGTGGGAGAGGTAGCGGCCCGCAGCTCGACGCTGCTGGAGTCGCTGCTGGGCGACCTCTTCTCCAATCGAATGAGCGTGCGCCTGATGGAGCACGCCGCCACGCTCGATCTGAAGCACTTCGAGGACCCGGTCTTCTACGACCGGCTCGAACGGGCCCGTCGGCAGACGGTCGGTCGCCTCGCTCTGCTGACGAGGCTGTTCGGGCTGGCCCAGGACCTGGTGACCCTGGCGACGCTCGTCGGTACCCTCCTGGCCTTCAGCCCGCTGCTCTTCCTGCTGTTGCTGGCCGCCTTGATTCCCGCCTTCCTCGGGGAGACGCACTACGCCGCTCTGGGGTACTCGCTCCTCTACCAGTGGACCCCTGAGCGGCGCAAGCTGGACTACTACCGATTCATCGCCGCGTCCGACGCCACGGCGAAGGAGATCAAGCTCTTCGGGCTCTCCCGGTATCTCATAGACGAGTACGCCCGGCTCGCGGACGAATACTATGTTGCCAACCGCGCGCTCGCGATCCGTCGCAACGCCGTCGGAACCGGCTTGTCGATGCTCTCCACCCTCGGTTACTACGCCGCCTTCGGGATCATCGTCTACCGCACCGTACGGGGCGCGCTCAGCGTCGGAGATCTCACCCTGCTGAGCGGTACGTTCTCGCGGTCCCGCGATTTGGTGCAGCGCACCCTTCTCACCACCAGCGAGCTCTACGAGCAGGCGCTCTATCTGGACGATCTCTTCGTCTTCTTCTCCATGCAACCGACCATTCGTCGGCCTCCGAACCCGCGACCGGTGCCGCGGCCGATCCGGATCGGCTTCGAGTTCCGTGACGTCTGGTTCCGCTACCCGCCTGGCGCGGGCCCGTCCGAGAACGGCAGGGAGGGGGAGAGCGTTGCGGCGAGCGAACCGCTGCCACCCGACGACGACCCGTCCTGGGTGTTGCGAGGGATCAATCTGCGAATTCCACCCTCGGGAAAGCTGGCGTTGGTGGGGGAGAACGGCGCGGGCAAGACCACGCTGATCAAGCTGCTGCTGCGGCTGTACGAACCGACTCGGGGAGAGATTCTGCTGGACGGCTATCCGCTCTCGGAGTACGATCCGGAGGAATACCACCACGAGGTCGGGGTGATCTTCCAGGACTTCGTTCGCTACGACATGAGGGCGGCGGAAAACATCGCGGCAGGCAGGATCTCCGCGCTCACCGAGGCGCCCGAGACCGCCAGATCACGGATACGCGACGCTGCAGACCGGTCGCTGGCGGCGGGGGTGGTGGAATCGCTGCCGGAGCGATACGAGACGATGCTCGGGCGGCGCTTCGAGGGGGGTGTGGACCTCTCCGGAGGACAGTGGCAGAAGGTGGCGCTGGCGCGCGCCTACATGCGCGACGCGCAGGTGCTCATCCTGGACGAGCCGACGGCCGCCCTCGACGCGCGGGCGGAGTACGAAGTCTTCCAACGCTTCGCCGACCTGACAGCCGGGAAGATCGCCATCCTCATCTCGCACCGGTTCTCGACCGTGCGCATGGCCGACCGGATCCTGGTGCTCGAGGACGGGCGCGTGCTGGAAGAAGGCAGCCACGCCGAGCTACTCGCGCTCGGCGGCCGTTACGCGGAGCTGTTTACCCTGCAAGCGGCAGGATACCGGTAA
- a CDS encoding penicillin-binding protein 1A yields the protein MADKPTVGRVTLWTMAALSTIGAAIFAWIWFAPCWLGGCAPLEDLAEFQAEGSELLDINGQPFATLATVNRRIVSIDSLPPYLPQAFIAIEDQRFYDHGGIDFRRLVGALLSNLRAGGVQEGGSTITQQLARNLFPEWLPYTERNLRRKILEARVARQIERQFTKDKILELYLNHIYLGNGAYGVEAAARAYFDKSAADLSLEEAATLAALPASPSRLDPTRNPEGARTRRDLVLSRMVEAGFITDEEALEASDNEIVLDPGDGDGTDGPSSSYFVEAVRQEMEQIVGSRLYSSGLTIHTTLDLQAQRAAEEELRRQLEAIESGRYGTYRHPTYAAARDTMPSGETPYLQGAVVIMDVGTGEVRAMVGGRDFGDSKFNRATQALRQAGSAFKPFVFLAALRRFGTPAHVVQDVPVRIQLTANRVWEPRNYTGGYEGPMLLRDALARSKNSVAAQLGQQVGIETVASLAHDLGISTEIPVFPATALGAAEVRPIELVNAYAAFANGGRRVEPHYIRRIVDRHGRTVWEASPRSQQVLDPAQAFVLTSMLQDVVDRGTGTAVRAVGFRGAAAGKTGTTNDAADVWFVGYTPELVAGVWIGLDRRQTIVRGASGGTLAAPVWGRLMRRVYADRPLPQGWSPPPGVRTAEVLRATGEVENPQCPTGGETYTEYFLSTPPAPRYCDNGYPSYSLDRDTLWGDEEWGSELPPLDTIYADSGIDWPELEALRRRAADSLSYPLPPGADTLGVEVTRELPPAVDPVTGEKEGDEAGELEPDTGEEREVLPREPPRVLGVPVPRE from the coding sequence ATGGCCGACAAGCCGACGGTTGGACGAGTGACCCTGTGGACGATGGCCGCCCTGAGCACGATCGGGGCGGCCATCTTTGCCTGGATCTGGTTCGCGCCGTGCTGGCTTGGCGGGTGTGCGCCGCTGGAGGATCTGGCGGAGTTCCAGGCTGAGGGGTCCGAGCTACTCGACATCAACGGCCAGCCGTTTGCCACCCTTGCCACCGTGAACCGCCGCATCGTCTCGATAGACTCCCTTCCGCCTTACCTCCCCCAAGCCTTCATCGCCATCGAGGATCAGCGCTTCTACGACCACGGCGGCATCGATTTCCGCCGGCTCGTGGGGGCACTCCTCAGCAACCTGCGGGCGGGCGGGGTGCAGGAGGGGGGTAGCACCATCACGCAGCAGCTCGCGCGGAATCTCTTCCCGGAGTGGCTGCCGTACACCGAGCGCAACCTGCGACGCAAGATCCTGGAGGCGCGCGTCGCCCGCCAGATCGAGCGCCAGTTCACCAAGGACAAGATCCTCGAGCTGTACCTGAACCATATCTACCTCGGGAACGGTGCATACGGCGTGGAGGCGGCCGCCCGGGCCTACTTCGACAAGTCGGCCGCGGACCTCTCGCTGGAGGAGGCGGCGACCCTCGCCGCGCTTCCCGCCTCCCCCTCCCGCCTGGATCCAACCCGCAACCCGGAAGGCGCGCGCACCCGGCGAGACCTGGTGCTGTCGCGCATGGTCGAAGCCGGATTCATCACAGACGAGGAGGCACTCGAGGCCAGCGACAACGAGATCGTCCTGGATCCGGGGGACGGGGATGGGACGGACGGCCCGTCGAGCTCGTACTTCGTGGAGGCGGTGCGGCAGGAGATGGAGCAGATCGTCGGGTCGCGCCTCTACTCCTCGGGCCTGACGATCCACACCACCCTGGATCTGCAGGCCCAGCGCGCCGCGGAGGAAGAGCTCAGGCGGCAGCTCGAGGCGATCGAATCCGGACGCTACGGTACCTACCGGCACCCGACCTACGCGGCCGCACGGGACACGATGCCGTCCGGGGAAACGCCGTATCTGCAGGGCGCTGTGGTGATCATGGACGTCGGGACCGGCGAGGTCCGGGCAATGGTCGGCGGCCGCGACTTCGGGGACTCCAAGTTCAACCGTGCCACGCAGGCGCTGCGCCAGGCAGGCTCGGCCTTCAAGCCGTTCGTCTTCCTGGCGGCGCTTCGACGCTTCGGAACGCCGGCGCACGTCGTCCAGGATGTCCCGGTGCGCATTCAGCTCACCGCGAATCGCGTATGGGAGCCGCGGAATTACACCGGGGGCTACGAGGGGCCGATGCTGCTGCGCGACGCTCTGGCCCGCTCGAAGAACTCGGTCGCCGCGCAGCTCGGCCAGCAAGTGGGGATCGAGACGGTGGCCAGCCTCGCGCACGACCTGGGCATATCCACGGAAATTCCGGTGTTCCCCGCGACCGCGCTCGGCGCGGCCGAAGTGCGGCCGATCGAGCTGGTGAATGCCTACGCCGCCTTCGCCAACGGAGGACGCCGGGTCGAGCCCCACTACATCCGCCGCATCGTCGACCGACACGGGCGCACGGTCTGGGAAGCCTCGCCGCGGAGCCAGCAGGTTCTGGATCCCGCCCAGGCCTTCGTCCTCACGTCGATGCTGCAGGACGTGGTGGATCGCGGCACGGGCACGGCAGTACGAGCGGTCGGATTCCGAGGCGCCGCCGCCGGAAAGACGGGCACTACCAACGATGCCGCGGACGTCTGGTTCGTCGGCTACACGCCCGAGCTGGTCGCCGGCGTCTGGATCGGGCTGGACCGGCGGCAGACCATCGTGCGGGGTGCGTCCGGAGGAACCCTCGCGGCTCCGGTCTGGGGTCGGTTGATGCGACGCGTGTACGCGGACAGGCCGCTCCCTCAAGGCTGGAGTCCTCCTCCGGGCGTACGGACCGCCGAAGTGCTCCGAGCAACAGGCGAGGTGGAGAACCCTCAGTGCCCGACCGGCGGAGAGACGTACACGGAGTACTTCCTCTCCACGCCACCGGCCCCGCGCTACTGCGACAACGGCTATCCCAGCTACTCGCTCGACCGGGACACCCTCTGGGGAGACGAGGAGTGGGGCTCCGAGCTCCCTCCGCTGGACACGATCTACGCGGACAGCGGGATCGACTGGCCGGAGCTGGAGGCCCTGCGCCGCCGCGCCGCAGATTCGCTGTCCTATCCGTTGCCGCCCGGAGCGGACACGCTGGGAGTGGAGGTCACCCGGGAGCTACCGCCGGCGGTCGACCCCGTAACGGGCGAAAAGGAGGGGGACGAAGCCGGCGAGCTCGAGCCGGATACGGGGGAGGAACGCGAGGTGCTCCCCCGTGAGCCTCCGCGGGTGCTGGGCGTACCGGTCCCGCGCGAGTAA
- the ctaD gene encoding cytochrome c oxidase subunit I, protein MGATTVTAIPVPTKASAKSGIWSWITTVDHKRIGILYFWTSFCFFLVGGLEALLVRTQLIVPENDFLTADFYNQMFTMHAVTMVFLALMPLTAAFFNYVVPLQIGARDVAFPRLNALSYWIYLLGGLFSTVPIFFGQFPNAGWFAYANLTTPQFSTGLNIDFYVLGLQVLGISSIISSINFIVTILNLRAPGMRLMRMPIFTWMTLITAVLIATAMAVLTIAVTELMFDRFFGTNFYNVAKGGDPVLWQHLFWMFGHPEVYILILPIFGMISEVLPTFARKPLFGYNVMVFSGILIGWLGWGVWSHHMFATGLGPIADAFFAMGTMLIAIPTGIKIFNWLATLWGGSIRFTTAMLFGTAFIVTFTIGGLSGVMHAVAPADLQQTDTYFVVAHIHYVFFGGTVMGLWAGIYYWFPKMFGRLLDEKLGVVHFWLTFIGMNLTFFPMHFLGLHGMPRRTFTYADGLGFNGMNMLATIGSYLIGAATLLFAYNLIRSVRRGRLAGNNPWGAATLEWQTSSPPPEYNFAEIPVVRSRMPLWEDDPVLKAGIPHGRHQEDTGAVTLAGQDVSELEYPDDESKMSAHDLGIHLPPPSIYPIVLALCITIFFSGFMIHWGVAVAAAFATALTIFAMAFEPGHSGH, encoded by the coding sequence ATGGGAGCGACCACCGTCACGGCAATTCCGGTCCCGACGAAGGCGTCGGCAAAGTCCGGGATCTGGAGCTGGATCACGACCGTCGATCACAAGCGGATCGGCATCCTGTACTTCTGGACCTCCTTCTGCTTCTTCCTGGTGGGAGGCCTGGAAGCACTGCTCGTCCGCACGCAGCTGATTGTGCCGGAGAACGACTTCCTGACGGCGGACTTCTACAACCAGATGTTCACCATGCACGCCGTCACCATGGTGTTCCTGGCACTGATGCCGCTGACGGCCGCGTTCTTCAACTACGTCGTACCGCTGCAGATCGGCGCGCGCGACGTCGCCTTCCCGCGGCTCAACGCGCTGTCCTACTGGATCTACCTGCTGGGCGGCCTGTTTTCCACGGTGCCCATCTTCTTCGGGCAATTTCCCAATGCGGGCTGGTTCGCTTACGCCAACCTGACCACACCGCAGTTCTCCACCGGGCTGAACATCGACTTCTACGTGCTCGGCCTGCAGGTGCTCGGCATCTCGTCGATCATCTCGTCGATCAACTTCATCGTGACGATCCTGAACCTGCGCGCGCCGGGGATGCGGCTGATGCGCATGCCGATCTTCACGTGGATGACGTTGATCACCGCGGTCCTCATCGCCACCGCCATGGCGGTGCTGACGATTGCGGTCACCGAGCTGATGTTCGACCGCTTCTTCGGCACGAACTTCTACAACGTGGCGAAGGGCGGCGACCCGGTCCTGTGGCAGCACCTCTTCTGGATGTTCGGGCACCCCGAGGTGTACATCCTGATTCTGCCGATCTTCGGCATGATCTCCGAGGTGCTCCCCACCTTCGCGCGCAAGCCGCTCTTCGGCTACAACGTGATGGTCTTCTCGGGGATCCTGATCGGCTGGCTTGGCTGGGGCGTGTGGAGCCACCACATGTTCGCCACCGGCCTCGGCCCCATCGCCGATGCCTTCTTCGCGATGGGCACGATGCTGATCGCGATCCCCACGGGGATCAAGATCTTCAACTGGCTGGCAACGCTGTGGGGAGGGTCCATTCGCTTCACCACCGCCATGCTGTTCGGAACCGCCTTCATCGTGACGTTCACGATCGGCGGCCTCTCCGGGGTGATGCATGCGGTGGCTCCGGCCGACCTGCAGCAGACCGACACGTACTTCGTGGTGGCCCACATCCACTACGTCTTCTTCGGCGGAACGGTGATGGGACTGTGGGCGGGGATCTACTACTGGTTCCCGAAGATGTTCGGTCGCCTGCTCGACGAGAAGCTCGGCGTCGTGCACTTCTGGCTCACCTTCATCGGGATGAACCTGACCTTCTTCCCGATGCACTTCCTGGGGCTGCACGGGATGCCGCGGAGAACCTTCACGTACGCCGACGGCCTCGGCTTCAACGGGATGAACATGCTGGCAACGATCGGATCCTATCTGATCGGCGCGGCGACGCTCCTCTTCGCCTACAACCTGATCCGTTCCGTGCGGCGTGGGCGGCTGGCCGGCAACAACCCCTGGGGTGCGGCGACGCTCGAGTGGCAGACGTCTTCTCCGCCGCCCGAGTACAACTTCGCCGAGATCCCGGTGGTCCGCAGCCGCATGCCGCTCTGGGAGGATGATCCGGTGCTCAAGGCAGGTATCCCGCACGGGCGCCACCAGGAGGACACCGGGGCGGTCACCCTCGCCGGCCAGGACGTCAGCGAGCTGGAGTATCCGGACGACGAGAGCAAGATGTCGGCGCACGACCTGGGGATTCACCTCCCCCCGCCGTCGATCTATCCGATCGTGCTCGCGCTCTGCATCACCATCTTCTTCAGTGGATTCATGATCCACTGGGGCGTCGCGGTGGCCGCTGCCTTCGCCACCGCGCTGACAATCTTTGCGATGGCGTTCGAGCCCGGGCATAGCGGGCACTGA
- the coxB gene encoding cytochrome c oxidase subunit II → MTSRVDLSRALTDAQLRSGAGRGAWRRIRGTFVPHCTRWAPTLALALSLSACGGAERFPQTSLDPASDMAVAIDRLQDLTIYLAFGVGLSVFLILTYILIHFRYKPGDPQPKQVHGNTRLELAWTLIPAVLIAIIAVPTVRTIFATQAEAPEGALEVEVYGYQWWWEFRYPLPNGDTVVTANEVHVPVGTPVELKMTSRDVIHSFWIPQMGGKRDVIPGRVNRIIFTPLEPGVYLGQCAEFCGESHALMKMRLIAHEPEEFAAWLENEARPAVVPTDSAVLVGQQLVTGGVCAGCHTIRGTSAQFGRLAPDLTHVARRMTIAGGVLENNAANLHRWINNPPAVKPGAKMPPPGLSEQELRYVVAYLQTLY, encoded by the coding sequence ATGACGTCACGTGTGGACCTATCGCGGGCGCTGACCGACGCGCAGCTCCGCTCCGGCGCTGGCCGGGGAGCGTGGCGGAGGATCCGTGGAACCTTCGTCCCGCACTGTACCCGCTGGGCGCCGACTCTGGCCCTGGCGCTGTCGCTCTCCGCCTGCGGTGGAGCCGAACGCTTTCCGCAGACGTCACTCGATCCGGCGTCAGACATGGCCGTCGCTATCGACCGGCTGCAGGATCTGACGATCTATCTCGCGTTCGGTGTCGGTCTCTCGGTCTTCCTCATCCTGACCTACATCCTCATCCACTTCCGCTACAAGCCGGGAGACCCGCAGCCCAAGCAGGTTCACGGGAACACTCGCCTGGAGCTGGCGTGGACGCTGATACCCGCGGTGCTCATCGCCATCATCGCGGTGCCGACGGTGAGGACGATCTTCGCTACCCAGGCCGAGGCTCCCGAGGGGGCGCTGGAGGTGGAGGTATACGGCTACCAGTGGTGGTGGGAGTTCCGCTATCCGCTCCCCAACGGCGACACCGTGGTTACCGCGAACGAGGTCCATGTGCCGGTCGGCACCCCGGTCGAGTTGAAGATGACCTCGCGCGACGTCATCCACTCCTTCTGGATCCCCCAGATGGGGGGCAAGCGGGACGTTATCCCGGGGCGCGTGAACCGCATCATCTTCACCCCGCTCGAGCCGGGCGTCTACCTGGGCCAGTGCGCGGAGTTCTGCGGTGAGTCGCACGCGCTGATGAAGATGCGCTTGATCGCCCACGAGCCGGAGGAGTTCGCCGCCTGGCTCGAGAACGAGGCTCGTCCGGCGGTCGTCCCGACGGACTCGGCAGTGCTGGTCGGCCAGCAACTCGTCACCGGCGGCGTCTGCGCCGGCTGCCACACCATCCGCGGCACCTCGGCCCAGTTCGGGCGTTTGGCTCCCGATCTCACGCACGTCGCGCGGCGGATGACGATTGCGGGGGGAGTACTGGAAAACAATGCGGCCAACCTGCACCGCTGGATCAACAATCCGCCCGCGGTCAAGCCGGGAGCGAAGATGCCGCCCCCCGGGCTGAGTGAGCAGGAACTCCGCTACGTCGTCGCCTATCTGCAGACGCTTTACTGA